The Nocardioides campestrisoli genome includes a window with the following:
- a CDS encoding bile acid:sodium symporter family protein, producing MIPDLLPLVADVDSIKIAFEEGSLTTLKIVIGAILFGIALDTRLEDFAVAARRPGTIAIGVVAQFLLLPALTFGLTLLLDVRGSVALGMILVACCPPGNVSNILTHRARGDVALSVSMTAVGNVLAIFAMPLNVAFWGALHPTGKAVLEDIELSAWDMLSEIALVIGLPFVAGITIARLWPVVAARAGKVVGPVAFLGLGAVIVVGVANNWSIFLDYIGVVVIAVFLHDALALLLGYGIAKATRLPDSSTRAMTFEVGIRNAGLGLLLVFTYFDGLGGMALVAAWWGIWDIIAGLAVAQWWRSRTTTRRSQEAAA from the coding sequence ATGATCCCCGACCTGCTCCCGCTCGTCGCCGACGTCGACAGCATCAAGATCGCGTTCGAGGAGGGCTCGCTCACCACCCTGAAGATCGTCATCGGGGCGATCCTGTTCGGCATCGCGCTGGACACCCGGCTCGAGGACTTCGCGGTGGCCGCCCGTCGCCCGGGCACGATCGCGATCGGCGTGGTGGCGCAGTTCCTGCTGCTGCCGGCCCTCACCTTCGGCCTCACCCTGCTGCTCGACGTCCGGGGCTCCGTGGCGCTCGGGATGATCCTGGTGGCCTGCTGCCCGCCCGGCAACGTCTCCAACATCCTCACCCACCGGGCCCGCGGCGACGTGGCACTCTCGGTCTCGATGACCGCGGTGGGCAACGTGCTCGCGATCTTCGCGATGCCGCTCAACGTGGCGTTCTGGGGCGCGCTGCACCCCACCGGCAAGGCGGTGCTGGAGGACATCGAGCTCTCCGCGTGGGACATGCTGTCCGAGATCGCGCTGGTGATCGGGCTGCCCTTCGTCGCCGGCATCACGATCGCCCGGCTGTGGCCGGTCGTCGCCGCGCGGGCCGGCAAGGTCGTGGGCCCGGTCGCCTTCCTCGGCCTGGGCGCGGTGATCGTGGTCGGTGTCGCCAACAACTGGTCGATCTTCCTCGACTACATCGGCGTGGTGGTGATCGCGGTCTTCCTGCACGACGCGCTCGCGCTGCTGCTCGGCTACGGCATCGCCAAGGCCACCCGCCTGCCCGACTCCAGCACCCGCGCGATGACCTTCGAGGTCGGCATCCGCAACGCCGGGCTGGGCCTGCTGCTCGTCTTCACCTACTTCGACGGGCTGGGCGGCATGGCCCTGGTGGCCGCCTGGTGGGGCATCTGGGACATCATCGCCGGACTCGCCGTCGCCCAGTGGTGGCGGTCCCGGACAACGACCCGACGCAGCCAGGAGGCCGCAGCATGA
- a CDS encoding flavin-containing monooxygenase has protein sequence MQQNQAQAPTYAVIGAGPSGLAAARNLQRRGLSWTGYEQASGVGGLWDIDAEHSTVYESAHLISSKTTTEFTEFPMAESVADYPSHRELLAYFNAFADHFGVREGFRFRTRVTRVEPDGDQWLVTSTGAEGTRTDRHAGVLVANGTLSEPAVPTFRGRFDGEVLHTSAYKRAQVFAGKRVLVIGAGNSGCDIAVDAVHHASSVDLSVRRGYYFVPKYLFGRPSDTLNQGRPLPPRIKQAIDTRVLKAFTGDPVRFGLPAPDYKIYESHPVVNSLVLHHLGHGDITVRRDVECFDGDGVRFVDGERATYDLVVLATGYHLHYPFLEPALLDWAGPGSGTAPDLHLNIFARNAPGLFVLGMVEASGLGWQGRYEQADLVASYLAARQEDPALAARFEREQVHGPAPDLTGGYRYLGLERMSYYVNKDAYRAAVREALESLQQKEAAR, from the coding sequence GTGCAGCAGAACCAGGCGCAGGCCCCGACCTACGCCGTGATCGGAGCCGGTCCCAGCGGACTGGCCGCCGCCCGCAACCTCCAGCGCCGCGGCCTGTCCTGGACCGGCTACGAGCAGGCCTCCGGAGTCGGCGGCCTGTGGGACATCGACGCCGAGCACAGCACCGTCTACGAGTCGGCTCACCTGATCTCCTCCAAGACCACCACCGAGTTCACCGAGTTCCCGATGGCCGAGTCGGTGGCCGACTACCCCAGCCACCGCGAGCTGCTGGCCTACTTCAACGCGTTCGCCGACCACTTCGGCGTGCGCGAGGGCTTCCGGTTCCGGACCAGGGTGACCCGCGTCGAGCCCGACGGCGACCAGTGGCTGGTCACCAGCACCGGTGCGGAGGGCACCCGGACCGACCGGCACGCCGGCGTCCTGGTGGCCAACGGCACCCTCAGCGAGCCGGCCGTGCCCACCTTCCGCGGTCGCTTCGACGGCGAGGTGCTGCACACCAGCGCCTACAAGCGGGCCCAGGTCTTCGCCGGCAAGCGGGTGCTGGTGATCGGCGCGGGCAACTCCGGCTGCGACATCGCCGTGGACGCCGTGCACCACGCCTCCTCGGTCGACCTCAGTGTGCGACGCGGCTACTACTTCGTGCCCAAGTACCTCTTCGGCCGCCCCTCCGACACGCTGAACCAGGGCAGGCCCCTCCCCCCGCGGATCAAGCAGGCGATCGACACCCGGGTGCTGAAGGCGTTCACCGGCGACCCGGTGCGGTTCGGCCTGCCCGCGCCGGACTACAAGATCTACGAGTCCCACCCGGTGGTGAACTCGCTCGTCCTGCACCACCTCGGCCACGGCGACATCACGGTGCGTCGTGACGTCGAGTGCTTCGACGGCGACGGCGTGCGGTTCGTGGACGGCGAGCGGGCGACGTACGACCTGGTCGTGCTGGCCACCGGGTACCACCTGCACTACCCGTTCCTGGAGCCGGCGCTCCTGGACTGGGCCGGACCGGGCAGCGGCACCGCACCCGACCTGCACCTGAACATCTTCGCCCGCAACGCCCCCGGGCTCTTCGTGCTCGGCATGGTCGAGGCCTCCGGACTGGGCTGGCAGGGCCGCTACGAGCAGGCCGACCTGGTCGCCTCCTACCTCGCGGCGCGGCAGGAGGACCCCGCGCTGGCCGCGCGCTTCGAGCGCGAGCAGGTGCACGGCCCCGCCCCGGACCTCACCGGCGGCTACCGCTACCTGGGGCTGGAGCGGATGAGCTACTACGTCAACAAGGACGCCTACCGGGCGGCCGTCCGCGAGGCCCTGGAGAGCCTCCAGCAGAAGGAGGCCGCCCGATGA
- a CDS encoding SDR family oxidoreductase: protein MSTILVTGGSGFLGTSVVRGLAGAGHRVLSADLRTPADPVPGVEHLVVDVTDPDAVKAAFAGHDVEVVVHLASIVTPGKDSSRALEHAVDVGGTRHVLDACLAAGVRRVVVSSSGAAYGYHPDNGAAHGGWLTEDDPVRGNPEFAYSDHKRQVEEMLAELRASHPGLEQVVLRIGTILGERVDNQITALFEKKRLLKIRGSASPFVFVWDTDVVGAIEQAATGEVTGVFNVAGDGALTIDEIAAALGKRTLAIPEPVLRGVLAVGSRLGLTAYGPEQTVFLAHRPVLDNTRLKEVLGYRPRRTSAEAFEAWRVAKGL, encoded by the coding sequence ATGAGCACGATCCTGGTCACCGGCGGCAGCGGCTTCCTCGGCACCTCGGTGGTGCGCGGCCTGGCCGGGGCTGGTCACCGCGTCCTCAGCGCCGACCTCCGCACGCCCGCCGACCCGGTCCCCGGCGTCGAGCACCTGGTCGTGGACGTGACCGACCCGGACGCCGTGAAGGCGGCGTTCGCCGGGCACGACGTGGAGGTGGTGGTACACCTGGCCTCCATCGTCACCCCCGGCAAGGACAGCTCACGCGCGCTGGAGCACGCCGTCGACGTCGGCGGGACCCGGCACGTGCTGGACGCCTGCCTGGCCGCCGGCGTACGCCGGGTGGTGGTCTCCTCCTCCGGCGCCGCCTACGGCTACCACCCCGACAACGGGGCAGCCCACGGCGGCTGGCTGACCGAGGACGACCCCGTGCGCGGCAACCCTGAGTTCGCCTACAGCGACCACAAGCGCCAGGTCGAGGAGATGCTCGCCGAGCTGCGGGCCAGCCACCCCGGGCTGGAGCAGGTGGTGCTGCGGATCGGCACGATCCTCGGCGAGCGGGTCGACAACCAGATCACCGCCCTGTTCGAGAAGAAGCGGCTGCTCAAGATCCGGGGCAGCGCCTCCCCGTTCGTCTTCGTCTGGGACACCGACGTGGTGGGCGCGATCGAGCAGGCCGCGACCGGCGAGGTGACCGGGGTCTTCAACGTCGCCGGGGACGGTGCCCTGACCATCGACGAGATCGCGGCCGCGCTGGGCAAGCGCACCCTGGCGATCCCGGAGCCGGTGCTGCGCGGCGTGCTGGCCGTCGGCAGCAGACTCGGGCTCACGGCGTACGGCCCGGAGCAGACCGTCTTCCTGGCCCACCGCCCGGTCCTGGACAACACCCGGCTCAAGGAGGTCCTGGGTTACCGGCCCCGGCGGACCAGCGCCGAGGCGTTCGAGGCGTGGCGGGTGGCGAAGGGCCTCTAG
- a CDS encoding D-alanyl-D-alanine carboxypeptidase family protein — protein sequence MSEPTQTRSSGTLITALLVLAAMVITLVPPAVMVAAHDDNSTEGAVTTVRKGRLKRGPAKAKAKAKAKVKPAARVLRPAAVRQAKPAPARAVQHGVVPPAKQAVAARGVVLSPRRQVPLPPKINATAWAVADLKTGELLASHWAYSPRHPASTIKLLTALTAVDHTADRVQADEYAAGQTCSCAGVRPGRTYRRRELLAGALLHSGNDAAEALAAGHPQGRQAFYAAMQRKAESLGTRATRVANASGLTHEQGWSTARDLMVILRAAVKDPRLAQVMAQPSAQFGPVHGRKYRIERGTDYVNNTPGSLGKSGYTTPAQNTLVVSTRRAGTNIGVVTLGSPGGYSTSGAAALTDWAARHRHQLKAVEKLPDPAPAAQAD from the coding sequence ATGTCCGAACCTACTCAGACCCGCTCGTCCGGCACCCTGATCACCGCCCTCCTGGTCCTGGCCGCCATGGTGATCACGCTCGTCCCACCCGCGGTGATGGTGGCCGCCCACGACGACAACTCCACCGAGGGGGCCGTGACCACGGTCCGCAAGGGCCGGCTCAAGCGAGGTCCGGCCAAGGCGAAGGCCAAGGCCAAGGCCAAGGTGAAGCCGGCGGCCCGGGTGCTCCGCCCCGCCGCGGTGCGACAGGCCAAGCCGGCACCGGCCCGCGCGGTGCAGCACGGCGTGGTGCCGCCGGCCAAGCAGGCGGTGGCCGCCCGCGGCGTGGTGCTCTCCCCGCGCCGCCAGGTCCCGCTCCCGCCGAAGATCAACGCGACCGCCTGGGCGGTGGCGGACCTGAAGACCGGGGAGCTGCTGGCCTCGCACTGGGCCTACTCGCCGCGGCACCCGGCCTCGACGATCAAGCTGCTGACCGCGCTGACGGCGGTCGACCACACGGCCGACCGGGTGCAGGCCGACGAGTACGCCGCGGGCCAGACCTGCTCGTGCGCCGGCGTCCGGCCCGGACGCACCTACCGCCGACGTGAGCTGCTGGCCGGTGCCCTGCTGCACTCCGGGAACGACGCCGCCGAGGCGCTGGCCGCCGGCCACCCGCAGGGGCGCCAGGCCTTCTACGCGGCGATGCAGCGCAAGGCCGAGTCCCTGGGCACTCGGGCCACCCGCGTCGCCAACGCGTCCGGGCTCACCCACGAGCAGGGCTGGTCCACGGCGCGGGACCTGATGGTGATCCTGCGCGCTGCGGTGAAGGACCCGCGCCTCGCCCAGGTGATGGCCCAGCCCTCGGCCCAGTTCGGACCGGTGCACGGACGCAAGTACCGGATCGAACGCGGCACCGACTACGTCAACAACACCCCGGGCAGCCTGGGGAAGTCGGGCTACACCACGCCCGCGCAGAACACGCTGGTGGTCTCCACCCGGCGAGCAGGCACCAACATCGGCGTGGTCACCCTGGGTTCCCCCGGCGGGTACTCCACCTCGGGTGCGGCGGCGCTGACCGACTGGGCCGCCCGGCACCGCCACCAGCTCAAGGCGGTGGAGAAGCTGCCCGACCCCGCGCCGGCCGCCCAGGCCGACTGA
- a CDS encoding LLM class F420-dependent oxidoreductase, producing the protein MKLSTQLMYDGNPRATADTVSGWEKAGLDVVWVAEAYGFDSPTLMGYLAAKTETISIGSAILNIYSRTPGALLQTAAGLDNVSGGRAILGLGASGPQVIEGFHGVPYSKPLARTAEVIDIVRRGLKREPLTADGLYHLPLDKEHGAVTGLGKALKLLTRPERDTIPIYIAALGAKSVEQTAEIADGWIPHLFHPEKAHLVWGDALAAGNKKRLDGLAPLEVLAGGMVSIGEGPETKALLDFARPIFALYVGGMGAKGKNFYNDVAKAYGYEKEAEEIQDLYLSGKKKEAEALIPMDWLEAANLVGPASYVKERIAAFKEAGVTNLNITPVSEDPAATIAQVKEMVS; encoded by the coding sequence ATGAAGCTCTCCACCCAGCTCATGTACGACGGCAACCCGCGCGCCACCGCTGACACGGTGTCCGGCTGGGAGAAGGCGGGCCTCGACGTGGTCTGGGTGGCCGAGGCGTACGGCTTCGACTCCCCCACGCTGATGGGCTACCTGGCCGCCAAGACCGAGACGATCTCCATCGGCTCGGCCATCCTGAACATCTACTCGCGCACCCCGGGCGCGCTGCTGCAGACCGCCGCCGGCCTGGACAACGTCTCCGGCGGCCGGGCGATCCTCGGCCTGGGCGCGTCCGGCCCCCAGGTGATCGAGGGCTTCCACGGCGTGCCGTACAGCAAGCCGCTGGCCCGGACCGCCGAGGTGATCGACATCGTCCGGCGCGGGCTCAAGCGCGAGCCGCTGACCGCCGACGGCCTCTACCACCTGCCGCTGGACAAGGAGCACGGCGCGGTGACCGGGCTCGGCAAGGCGCTCAAGCTGCTCACCCGCCCCGAGCGCGACACCATCCCGATCTACATCGCCGCGCTCGGCGCCAAGTCGGTCGAGCAGACCGCCGAGATCGCCGACGGCTGGATCCCGCACCTGTTCCACCCGGAGAAGGCGCACCTGGTCTGGGGCGACGCCCTGGCGGCCGGCAACAAGAAGCGCCTCGACGGGCTGGCCCCGCTGGAGGTGCTCGCCGGCGGCATGGTGTCGATCGGCGAGGGCCCGGAGACCAAGGCGTTGCTCGACTTCGCCCGGCCGATCTTCGCCCTCTACGTCGGCGGCATGGGCGCGAAGGGCAAGAACTTCTACAACGACGTCGCCAAGGCGTACGGCTACGAGAAGGAGGCCGAGGAGATCCAGGACCTCTACCTCTCGGGCAAGAAGAAGGAGGCCGAGGCGCTGATCCCCATGGACTGGCTGGAGGCGGCCAACCTGGTGGGCCCCGCGTCGTACGTGAAGGAGCGGATCGCCGCGTTCAAGGAGGCGGGGGTGACCAACCTCAACATCACCCCGGTCAGCGAGGACCCCGCGGCCACCATCGCCCAGGTCAAGGAGATGGTCTCGTGA
- a CDS encoding MerR family transcriptional regulator, producing MTTGFTIAEAADRAGLSIDTLRYYERDGLLLRPVGRSATGHRRYLDDDLRWIEMVTRLRATGMPIRDVRRYAALVRAGSGNEAARLELLRGHRQAVLARLAEVTEHLGAIDRKIGAYENAVEGVDLERAPRP from the coding sequence ATGACCACCGGGTTCACCATCGCCGAGGCCGCGGACCGGGCGGGGTTGAGCATCGACACCCTGCGCTACTACGAGCGCGACGGGCTGCTGCTCCGGCCGGTCGGCCGCTCCGCGACCGGCCACCGCCGCTACCTCGACGACGACCTGCGGTGGATCGAGATGGTGACCAGGCTGCGTGCTACCGGGATGCCCATCCGCGACGTCCGTCGCTACGCGGCGCTGGTGCGGGCCGGCAGCGGCAACGAGGCCGCCCGGCTCGAGCTGCTGCGCGGGCACCGGCAGGCCGTGCTAGCCCGGCTCGCCGAGGTGACCGAGCACCTGGGCGCGATCGACCGCAAGATCGGGGCCTACGAGAACGCGGTCGAGGGTGTTGACCTGGAGCGCGCTCCACGGCCTTGA
- a CDS encoding acyl-CoA dehydrogenase family protein: MTSTVFEAEHEDFRQTVRSFLEKEVVPHHAEWDAAGIVPRELWTKAGDAGLLCFDVPEEYGGPGIDDFRFNVIVSEEATRVGASGPGFSVHTDIIVPYLISLGTEEQKQRWLPGCVSGETITAIAMTEPGAGSDLQGIRTSAVDAGDHYVLNGSKTFISNGINADLVIVVARTDPEAGHQGISLLVVERGMEGFERGRNLDKIGMHAQDTAELSFTDVRVPKENLLGEAGQGFIYLMMNLPQERLIIGAQAVAATEHVVELCLQYAREREAFGRPIGKFQHTRFLLAEMATEARVARAFLDDCMRKHLAKELTAVDAAMIKWWATELQNKLVNQGVQLHGGYGYMMEFPIARAFIDSRISTIYGGTTEIQKEIIGRSLGI; this comes from the coding sequence GTGACCAGCACCGTCTTCGAGGCCGAGCACGAGGACTTCCGCCAGACCGTCCGCTCCTTCCTGGAGAAGGAGGTGGTCCCGCACCACGCGGAGTGGGACGCCGCCGGGATCGTGCCCCGCGAGCTGTGGACCAAGGCCGGGGACGCGGGCCTGCTCTGCTTCGACGTGCCCGAGGAGTACGGCGGCCCGGGCATCGACGACTTCCGGTTCAACGTGATCGTCTCCGAGGAGGCGACCCGGGTCGGCGCGAGCGGCCCCGGGTTCTCGGTGCACACCGACATCATCGTGCCCTACCTGATCAGCCTGGGCACCGAGGAGCAGAAGCAGCGCTGGCTGCCCGGCTGCGTCTCCGGGGAGACGATCACCGCGATCGCGATGACCGAGCCCGGCGCCGGCTCGGACCTCCAGGGGATCCGGACCAGCGCCGTCGACGCCGGCGACCACTACGTGCTCAACGGCTCCAAGACCTTCATCTCCAACGGGATCAACGCCGACCTGGTGATCGTGGTCGCCCGCACCGACCCCGAGGCCGGCCACCAGGGCATCAGCCTGCTGGTGGTCGAGCGGGGCATGGAGGGCTTCGAGCGGGGCCGCAACCTGGACAAGATCGGCATGCACGCCCAGGACACGGCCGAGCTGTCGTTCACCGACGTCCGGGTGCCCAAGGAGAACCTCCTCGGCGAGGCCGGCCAGGGCTTCATCTACCTGATGATGAACCTCCCGCAGGAGCGGCTGATCATCGGCGCCCAGGCGGTCGCCGCGACCGAGCACGTGGTCGAGCTCTGCCTGCAGTACGCCCGCGAGCGGGAGGCGTTCGGCCGCCCGATCGGGAAGTTCCAGCACACCCGGTTCCTGCTGGCCGAGATGGCCACCGAGGCCCGCGTCGCCCGGGCGTTCCTGGACGACTGCATGCGCAAGCACCTGGCCAAGGAGCTCACGGCCGTCGACGCCGCGATGATCAAGTGGTGGGCCACCGAGCTGCAGAACAAGCTGGTCAACCAGGGCGTCCAGCTGCACGGCGGCTACGGCTACATGATGGAGTTCCCGATCGCGCGGGCGTTCATCGACAGCCGCATCTCCACGATCTACGGCGGGACGACCGAGATCCAGAAGGAGATCATCGGCCGCAGCCTGGGCATCTGA
- a CDS encoding AMP-dependent synthetase/ligase: protein MTDVLAERARLQEKVEGRTLIDSLADTVREHGDEAAYSDRNRVSEGWRTLTWHETRELALDVAEGLASMGVQPGDPVAIMATNRIEHVVADMGAVHAAAVPMSIYNTLSPEQVSFVAAHSGAKVAVLETEDHLQRWKSALDADGEIEVVLIDAEVPEGRRYRSWDQLVEAGRARRAENPGELEERHQVLTPDSPATILYTSGTTGNPKGVVLTHHNVQFEAASTLEAAGLLDQRQTQVSYLPLAHIAERVLGVYGPQMQGSHQYCIADPSLLLATLGEVHPTAFFGVPRVWEKIQTGIAAKLAADPNPDNVTLVQNSMAAALAWVEAQEVGGTMTPEIEEAYRKADEAILGFLKLLLGLDQVRWAGSASAPMPVETTRFMAGLGLKVYDVYGMTETCGAVTANGPGGFRMGTVGRATPGMEVTLGEDGEVLVRGPVNTPGYHHQEEATRALIDEDGWLHTGDIGTIDEDGFVSIVDRKKELIITSQGKNIAPSNIENYLKESPIIGHAMAIGDARPYVVAVLTLDGEVAPVVAEKLGLEFTDLADLAARPEIRAMAQAAVDKANERLSRPEQVKAFELLGTEWTAESEELTPTLKLKRRVINSKYAELVEKLYR from the coding sequence ATGACAGACGTCCTAGCCGAGCGCGCCCGCCTCCAGGAGAAGGTGGAGGGCCGCACCCTGATCGACTCGCTGGCCGACACCGTGCGCGAGCACGGCGACGAGGCGGCGTACTCCGACCGCAACCGGGTCAGCGAGGGCTGGCGGACGCTGACCTGGCACGAGACCCGTGAGCTCGCCCTGGACGTGGCCGAGGGGCTGGCCTCGATGGGCGTCCAGCCCGGCGACCCGGTGGCGATCATGGCGACCAACCGGATCGAGCACGTGGTGGCCGACATGGGCGCCGTGCACGCGGCCGCCGTGCCGATGTCGATCTACAACACCCTCTCCCCCGAGCAGGTCTCGTTCGTCGCGGCACACTCGGGCGCCAAGGTGGCGGTCCTGGAGACCGAGGACCACCTGCAGCGGTGGAAGTCGGCACTCGACGCCGACGGCGAGATCGAGGTCGTGCTGATCGACGCCGAGGTGCCCGAGGGCCGGCGCTACCGGTCGTGGGACCAGCTGGTCGAGGCGGGGCGCGCCCGTCGCGCCGAGAATCCGGGTGAGCTGGAGGAGCGGCACCAGGTCCTCACGCCGGACAGCCCGGCGACGATCCTCTACACCTCCGGGACCACCGGCAACCCCAAGGGCGTGGTGCTGACCCACCACAACGTCCAGTTCGAGGCCGCCAGCACGCTGGAGGCCGCCGGACTGCTCGACCAGCGCCAGACCCAGGTGAGCTACCTCCCGCTCGCCCACATCGCCGAGCGCGTCCTGGGCGTCTACGGCCCCCAGATGCAGGGCAGCCACCAGTACTGCATCGCCGATCCCTCCCTGCTGCTGGCCACCCTCGGCGAGGTGCACCCCACCGCGTTCTTCGGGGTCCCCCGGGTGTGGGAGAAGATCCAGACCGGCATCGCGGCCAAGCTCGCCGCCGACCCGAACCCCGACAACGTCACGCTCGTGCAGAACTCGATGGCCGCGGCGCTCGCCTGGGTCGAGGCCCAGGAGGTCGGGGGCACCATGACCCCGGAGATCGAGGAGGCCTACCGCAAGGCCGACGAGGCGATCCTCGGGTTCCTCAAGCTGCTGCTCGGACTGGACCAGGTGCGCTGGGCCGGCTCGGCCTCGGCGCCGATGCCGGTGGAGACCACCCGCTTCATGGCCGGGCTCGGCCTCAAGGTCTACGACGTCTACGGGATGACCGAGACCTGCGGCGCGGTCACCGCCAACGGCCCCGGCGGCTTCCGGATGGGCACCGTGGGACGTGCGACTCCCGGCATGGAGGTCACCCTGGGCGAGGACGGCGAGGTCCTGGTGCGCGGCCCGGTCAACACCCCGGGCTACCACCACCAGGAGGAGGCGACCCGGGCCCTGATCGACGAGGACGGGTGGCTGCACACCGGTGACATCGGCACGATCGACGAGGACGGCTTCGTCTCCATCGTGGACCGCAAGAAGGAGCTGATCATCACCTCCCAGGGCAAGAACATCGCACCGTCCAACATCGAGAACTACCTCAAGGAGTCCCCGATCATCGGGCACGCGATGGCGATCGGCGACGCGCGTCCGTACGTGGTCGCCGTGCTGACCCTGGACGGCGAGGTGGCGCCCGTGGTGGCGGAGAAGCTGGGGCTGGAGTTCACCGACCTGGCCGACCTCGCCGCCCGTCCGGAGATCCGGGCGATGGCCCAGGCGGCGGTGGACAAGGCCAACGAGCGCCTCTCCCGGCCCGAGCAGGTCAAGGCGTTCGAGCTGCTCGGCACCGAGTGGACCGCCGAGTCCGAGGAGCTCACCCCGACGCTGAAGCTCAAGCGCCGGGTCATCAACAGCAAGTACGCCGAGCTGGTGGAGAAGCTCTACCGCTAG